DNA sequence from the Alphaproteobacteria bacterium genome:
GAAGCGCGCATCGGCCACGGTGGTGCTCAGGCCGCGCGCCTGTAGCGCATCGGCGGCTTTCAGGCACTCGCCCAGACGGGTGCCGAGACTGAGCAAGGCGATCTTGCCGCCCTCGCGGACGATCCGGCCTTTGCCGATCGGCAGCACGGAGCCGCGTTCCGGCAACGCGACGCCCATGCCCTCGCCGCGCGGATAGCGAATAGCGGAGGGCGCGTCGTCGATGGCGGCCGAGGTCGCCACCATGTGCATCAGGTCGGCTTCGTCCGCCGCCGCCATGATGATCATGCCCGGCAGGCAGCCCATATAAGCGAGGTCGAAGGAACCGGCGTGAGTCTGGCCGTCGGCGCCGACCAGCCCGGCGCGATCCATCATGAACCGCACCGGCAGCTTTTGCAGCGCCACGTCATGCACCACCTGGTCATAGGCGCGCTGCAGGAAGGTGGAATAGATCGCGCAGAAAGGCTTAAATCCTTCGCAGGCGAGACCGGCGGCGAAGGTCACCGCATGCTGTTCGGCGATGCCGACATCGAAGGTGCGCTTGGGAAAGCGCTTGCCGAAAATGTCGAGTCCGGTGCCGGACGGCATCGCCGCGCTGATGGCGATCACGCGCTCGTCATGCTCGGCTTCCTTGATCAGCGCTTCGGCGAAGACCTTGGTGTAGCTCGGCGCGGCGGGCTTGGGCTTGATCTGCTCGCCGGTGACGACGTTGAAGCCCTTGGTGACGGGCGTGGAGCTTATCGGCGGACGATTCCGCCGGGGCGTAGCCGTGGCCCTTTTCGGTGACGACATGGATCAGCACCGGGCCGCCGACGGGATCGTTCTTGACGTTTTCCAGCACCGGAATCAGATGGTCGAGATTATGGCCGTCGATCGGGCCGACATAGTAGAAGCCCATTTCCCTCGAACCAGGTGCCGCCGGTGATCATGCCGCGCGCGTAATGCTCGGCCTTGCGCGCCGCCTCTTTGATTGGGCGCGGGAACAGATCGGCGAAGACGCCCGCCATATGGCGGATATTGCGGTATTCCTTGGACGAGGCGCAGCGCGACAGATAGGCGCTCATGGCGCCCGTCGGCGGCGCGATCGACATGTCGTTGTCGTTCAGGATGACGATCAGGCGGGAATTGGACGCGCCCGCATTGTTGAGCGCCTCATAGGCCATGCCCGCGCTGATCGCGCCGTCACCGATGACGGCGATGACATGGTTGTTCTTGCCCTTGAAATCGCGTCCCGCCGCATAGCCGCAAGCCGCCGAAATCGAAGTCGAGCTGTGCGCCGCGCCGAAGGGGTCGTACTCGCTTTCGCTGCGCTTGGTGAAGCCGGAAAGCCCGCCGCCCGTCCGCAAGGTGCGGATACGGTCGCGCCGCCCGGTAAGGATTTTATGCGGATAGGCCTGATGGCCCACGTCCCAGATCAGGATGTCGGCGGGGGTCTCGAACACATAATGGATGGCGACCGTCAGCTCGACGACGCCCAGGCCCGCGCCCAGATGCCCGCCGGTATGCGACACCGCGTCGATGGTTTCGGCGCGCAGTTCGGCGGCCAGTTGCGGCAATTGCTCCACATCAAGTTTGCGGAGGTCGGCGGGGATTTTGACCAGATCGAGTAACGGGGTAACCGGCTTGCCGCCCGCGAGCGGCTGGATCGCCTCGGCTTCAACGAAGCACTCGGTTTGCACGGGGGAAAGCTTATCGGCATTCGGACGATCAATTTTGTTCAAGGTCTATACTCCCCAATGAAGACGCGCCTCGCCCGCGAGCGGCAGCGCATCGTTCTAAAGCCGTTATGTGTAGCGGGTCAGGTGGCAGAAAAGCAAGCACAACGGCGAATAATTTCGCTTGCAGAACAGTAGCTTGGTTAATTTTTTCACAGGCGTGGCCGTGCCGCCACAGCCGAATCGGGAATTTTGCAACTGCGAAAGGCGGATAATGGAAAGCGGATATCAAAGAGCCTGATTCGCATTTCAATTATTTTCATGGAATTCGGGGTATTGTCGAAGGCTGATATTACGAAGGAGGGCATGGGTTATGTCCAAATTGCGCGGCACGCTTATCGCCGATATGGGTGAAAAGCGTAAATAAAGAAGCCGAAAAGGCTTCCGGGTTTTCGCGTCTGCGCGGCGACTTGGCCAAGCGGCAAGCCGAATTCCTGGCCAGCGACGGAAAAACCGTCATTAAGCCCGGCGACGAGGTTCAGACCAAATCCGTCGAATCCGGCAATCTGAATCAATGGACGGTGCAGGAGATTTTCACGCAGGAAAAAAGGGGGTTATGCGTCAGGCTGGCGCAGGGACCGGCCCGCGTCGTTTTCAGCCAGAATGACGTCAAGCAAACGGCGGACAGGCTGACGTTGCTGCGCAAAGCCCTCGTCCCTTAAGCCTGCTCTTTCCCTCTCCTTTCACTTTTCTCATATGCCCGACCCACTGCGGCATCAGCGCCCAGTTGCCGCGCAGGATGAAGCTCGGGTGATAGGTGCAGATCACCGGGATTGTCGGCGCGAAGCGGCAGGGATGGGTCTTGCCCGCCTCTGCCGTCACGCCATTGAGGCCGGTCAGCGCCCATAGCGGCGTGCGCCCGACCGCCAGCAGTGCGCGGGGCTTTTCGGCCAGGATCGTATCACGCAAATGCTCAAGCTCGGGCTTGAATTGGGCGAGGCACAGCTTGCCGCTCATCAGGCCCCAATCCTCAGCCAATGCTTCGCCCGCCGCCTTCGCCGCGCGGCGCGAGGCGAAGAAATGGTCCACCCTTGTTGCCCGGCGGCTGATAGCGAAAGACATTGGCGATGAAGCTGGCGGGGCGCTCGATGCCCGCCTCGGCCAGGGCTTTGTCGAGCAGTTGCCCGCTGCGCCCGACGAAGGGGCGGCCCTGCCGGATTTCCCTCGGCTCCCGGCGCTTCGCCGACGATCATGACGCCGTTCCAGGCCGCGCGTGGCCGTTCATAATCGGCGAAGGGAAGCGTTAATCTTTGGGGCATGGCGCGGCGTTCAAGAGGGTTTTACTTTCGCGATTCGTTGTTATAATTAGCCCGATTTAATTTAATTGCGCGCTCATTTATTTTTTTAGGAGTCCGTCATGAAAAACGATGGCTTTGCGGAATTCGCCCAAGATTTGACCCGCGCCGCGCTGGAAGCGGGATAGCGCCTGGGTCGCCGCCAGCAACCTTGCCGTTCTGAGAAAAATTGTTAAGGCCGATAGGTCGCTCGCCGGATGGCACATGACAAGGGATCTGCTCGATATTCAGGAAAAATATCCCACCGGCCCCGCGCGCCGCGCGGCAAATGCCGTATGGGATCTTCTTCCGAAGCCGGCGGCCGCTTAAAGCTGTTTGCCGTACCGGTTGCATCCGCGCCGCCGATTAATGTAAACGAACCCCTCTTGTGGCAGAGGGCGCGTAGCTCAGCGGGAGAGCACTACCTTGACATGGTAGGGGTCACAGGTTCAATCCCTGTCGCGCCCACCACTGGTTTTTCTTAGCGAGCGCAGCGAGTTTAGAAAAACCGAGTGTCCGCCATAGCTCGCGTAGCGAGCGAAGGCGGACTGGCCGTCATGCGCGCCTTCGCGCGCGGCCCATATTCAGCAGCTATTGGCACCTCAGCCCAAAAATTGCTTTACTGGAATTATGGCTGATTCGCGTTCCGGGTCGAAAAAAACACGGGCTTCCCCCAAAGGCGGCGGCTTCGCCGCTGGCTTGGCGCGCCTGGCGTCCGGTTTGCGCCGGAAAATTTTTTCCAAACCCGCGCCGCGCGCCGCGACCATTCAAAAAGCCATCAAGCCCGAACCTGCCGCCGTTGCGCCCGCTTCACCTCCGGCCGTGCGTCCGGGATGGCGGACAAGCCGTCCGGAGCTGCTTGAAAGAATATGGGGCGCGGGGTGGCACCTGCCGCTCGGCAAGCCCCTGATGGAAGTCATGGTCGCGCCCTTCGGCCTGACCAAGGAAATGAGCGTCGTCGATCTTTCCGCAGGGCTTGGCGGCATGGCGCGGAGGATCGCCGGCGAATACAAGACCTATGTCACCGGCCTGGAACCCGATCCCGCGCTCGCGGCTTACGGCGCGGCGCAGTCGCTGCGCCAGGGCATGGCCCGCAACGCGCCCGTCGATCACTATGACCCCGAGATCCACGAAGCCGAGCGGCGCTATGATTGCGTGCTGGCGCGCGAGCTTTTTTTCCGGATCAAAGACAAGCCGCGCTTCATTGGCGTCGTGACCGGCAGCCTGAAAAGCTACGGCCAGGTGTCATGGACCGATTTCATCGTCGAGGAACCCGATCTTTCGCTGCCCGCGATGGAGGCATGGCTCGGCCATGAAGCGGGCGCGCGGCCATTGTCGCTCAATGCCTCGCAGGAATTATGGTCGGGCTTCGGCTATGATATGCGGGTCAGCGAAGACCGCACCGAGGCCTATAAAAAAGATATTCTGCAGGCGCTGGCGCGCTTCGTGCCGTTTCTCAAGCAGCAAAAGCTCGCCGAGGACGTCAAGCCGCTCATCATGGGCGAAATCGAATTATGGGCGCGCCGCGCCGCCGCGTTCCAGGCCGGGATGAAGTTCTACCGTTTTTACGCCACCAAGAAGACGGGCGCGTGATTTAGAGATCACCGCCGCGCGTGATGTTCCGAGAAATCCCAGATCAGCTCCTCAGCGCCGGACGGCCATGCGTGGGCGCCGCCGGGGATCGTATAGAAGGCGGCATCCGCGCCGTAGCGGCAGTCGCTCCACTGTTCGGCGATCATCCCGCTTCTTATGGCGCGCGCGGGTTTCGGATCGCAGCGATTTTGCGCCGTCCTGCCGCGCATGAAGGCGCGCGGGCCGAACTGGATGAAGCGTCCGTAATAAGGCATGATTTTATCCGCCGTGCCGTGAAACGCGATCACCGGAAGCGGCAGGCTGCTTTGGCAGTCATCGTAGAGCGGATAACTGCCCGCGACCGGCGCGATCGCCGCGAACAGATCCGGCGCGACGCATCCCATGCGCCATGCCATCTGCGCGCCGTTTGAAAGACCGGCCAGAATAATGCGCCCCGTATCGACGGGCATGCGGGCGGCGATGTCGCCGATCACGGCGCGGATGAAGTCTACGTCTTTTTGCGAATCCTGCTGTGCGAAGCGCCAGCCGCCAGTTTCCGCTTCGGGATAGGCGGCGATGAATCCCTGCCGGTCGGCCATCGCCGAAAATCCGCTCAACGATTCCATCGCGGCGGCGCTTTCGCCGAACGCGTGCAGGACGATGACCAGCGGCGCGGGCATGGCGCTTTGCTGCTGCGGCAGATGCAGCAGATAATGCCGAGGCTCGTTGTCAGATTTGACGGTTATATCATGGCTCTGCGTCTGATCGAACAGGCAGGCATGGGCTGGCGCATCGGCCGTGACGAGGAATGCAATGAGGGCGAGGAAAGTGCAGCGCCTTTTATGCACGCGCTAGCCCGTCGAGGTCGGCGGCGCGGGCTGATGGCTGAAATTCATGCCGGGCGTGGCCGCGGCGCGGCGGGCTTGGTTCTTCGCGACTGGCGCTGCCTTGTTTTGCGGACCGCCCCGGTTTTGCGCCGCCTCCCGCTCTTGCGCGACTAGGCGGTAGCCGAGAATGCCTGCCGGGTCGATGAAGGGATTTTTATCGCCGACCTCGATATAGCGCTGGATGCCGCCGAAAGACAGCCGATCCCGGCCCCCGCTCTCCTTGTCGCCGAACAGCGCTTCGCGGGCCAGCTCTTCGATCTCGGGCGGCAGGATGGGCACGGGCGCGTCGATGTCGGCCAACCGGTCAAGAGGGAAGCCATCGTCGATCGCGCGCTTCAAAACCTCTGGGGGCGCCTTATACATGGTGTGAACCCTAACCGGCCTCTGCCGGCTCTTCATAATATTTGCCGTTGCGGTATTTCACGAAGCTCGTGTCATAGCCTTCGATCACTTTTTCATTTTCTATTCTAATAAGCAATATCTTACGGATTTTTGTTAGGTAATAATTGACCTCGTCCGTCGCCATCCAATCCATCGGATAGTCGGTTCCGGTATCGAAGATGATTTTCATTTTTTTGGCGTCGATATCGTAGGCGACCCATACCGGGACCGCCTCGAAAGCCTCGTCATGGACAAGGCATACTTTGCCCTTGGCATTAATGATCAAGCCGATATTCAAAACAGCCCTCGTGGAAATGAGGCCCGCGCCCCATGCTTATCTGTGCGACGCCGAAGACATGTTGTCAACCGAATCCGTTAAGAAGCGGTGAAAGCGGTTCAACTTCCTTATGACGCTTTTTTTCGCCCCAGCATCGCCGCCGTCAGGGTCCCGTCATCGAGATAGTCGAGTTGTCCTCCCACCGGCAAACCATGACCCAGGCGGCTGATATGGATGCCCCCCGGCGCAAGCCTTTCGGCGACATAGTGGGCGGTGGTCTGGCCGTCCACGGTGGCGTTGAGCGCCAGGATGACTTCCTGCACCGTGCCGTTGCCCGCGCGCTCCATAAGCTCGGCGATGCGCAGATCGCCGGGCCGGATGCCGTCGAGCGCGGACAAGCTGCCCCCCAGCACATGATAAAGCCCGCGAAAGGCATGGCTGCGCTCGATCGCCCACAAATCGGCGACATCCTCGACGACGCAAATCCGCGTCCGGTCGCGCGCGGCGTCGGTGCAGACCCGGCAGGGATCGACGACGTCGAGATTCCCGCATTGAGAGCAGAAATTCATCTGCGCCGCCGTTTCCTGCAGCGCCTCGATCAGCGGCAGCATCAGCGTCTCGCGCTTTTTCAGCAGATGCAGCACCACGCGCCGCGCCGAGCGCGGGCCGAGGCCGGGAAATTTCGCCAGCAGCTGGATCAGGCGTTCGAGCGCGTTCATGCGTGGCTCATGGCGGCGGCTTTTTCCAAATCTTCGCGGCCGATCGTGCAATAGGACCAGCCGGGATAAATGACCGCTCCGGCTTTCTTGTACAAATCTTTGGCCATCTCGTTATGGCTTTCGACGACGCCGCTGATGAACTGAAAGCCGTGATCGAGGGCGTAGCGCGCGACGAAACGGTATAATCGTATGCCGTAACCGAGGCGCTGATATTCCTTCTCGACATAGATTCCCGGAATGTAAAGTCCGCGCTGGCAGCCATAAGAGGTGAAGGCTTCGTAGAACATGACGAAGCCGATGGGCCGCCGGTCGCGCTCGCCGAAAAAGGCCCGCACATTGGTGCCGCCGAAAAAAAGCTGCTCGCCAAGCTCGCGCGCGTTGATCTCGATTTTATAGCCGTCATGCGCGGCGAGATCGACGCAGAACCGCGCCAGAATATGCAAATCTTCCGCCTTGTCGGTCACCGGCCTGATCGTGAAGAAACTCATAGTCCCCTATGGCGGTAAAAATAACTCTAGCGCTTAAAACGGCAATTTCACGCCCGGCGGCAGCTTGAGGCCGCCCATCATTTTCTCGGTTTCGCCCGCGACGGCGGCTTCGGCGTTGGTCTTGGCGTCGCCCGCGGCGGCGAGAATCAGGTCTTCGAGCATCTCGACCTCGCCGGGATTGACGATCTTGGGATCGAGCTTGATTTTGCGCATCCGGCCTTTTGCGGTCATCGTGATTTGCACCAGTCCGTTCGCGCTCTGGCCGGTGACTTCGATCTCGTCGAGCCGTCCCTGGAGCAGCGCCATCTTGCCTTGCATTTCCTGCGCCTGTTTCATCATTTGCGCCAGATTGGTCATGAATTACTCCTCGGTGGGGTCAAAAACGGGTTCAAGGGGACTGTCGGTTTCGTTTTCCGCGGCGGGTTTCGATTCGGGCGGCGCGACGGCGTAACGGATTTTGCCGAGTTTCGCGCCCGGAAACAAGCCGAGCGCGGTTTGCACCAGGGGATGGCCGAGAATCGCCTCGCGCTCCGCCGCTTCCCGTTCCGCGTCCAGAGTCGCCAATGTCGGAGCCCCGGCGTCGCGCGCCAGCGTGACGAGCCAGCGTTGTCCGGTCCATGCCGTCAGGCACGCCCCGGCGCGCGAGGCGAGATCGGGAGACGCATGAGGATCGAGGAACAGTTCCAGCTTGCCGGGCTCCAGTTTGACCGGATGGGCGAACTGGTATAATTCGCCGTAAAGCTTGACTTCGCGCCCTTCGGCGAACATGGCGACCAGCGCGCGGAAATCATCCGGCATCGCCATCGGCGGCTTGATCTGGAGGTCGGCGGCGGGCGCGGCGACGGGCTGCGGATTCCTGACGGCGAGCGCGACATTGCCGCGCGTCATCATGGCCACTGGACCGCCGCCATGGCCCGGCCCGCCGGAAGGCGATGGCGCACTCGCCGCGGCCTGATCTTGCTGCAATTTGCGGATAAGGTCGGCGGGCGGCGGCAGCGAGGCGGCGTAAGCCAGCCGGATCAAGACCATCTCCGCCGCCTGCGCCGGATGCGCCGCGGCTTGAACTTCACCGATGCCCTTGAGCAGGATTTGCCAAGCGCGGGTCAGCGCCGGAATCTCGAGCTTGCCCGACGCGGCGATGAACTGCTTTTCGATTTCCGGCAGCGCGCTGCCTTGCGCCATGTCCGGCGCCAGCTTCGCGCGGGTCAGAAGATGCGTCAGCTCCGCCATGTCCTGAAGCAGCACCAGCGGATCCGCGCCGCTTTGCTGCATGTCGTCATAGACGCCGATTCCTTCGCGCATCTCGCCGAAGAAAATATGCCGCGCCAGATCCATGACCCGGGTGCGGTCGGCGAGGCCGAGCATTTCCTGCACGGCGGCGGCGGTGACGCTTTCGCCGCCGCGCGCGATGGCCTGATCGAGCAGGCTTAAGCCATCCCGCACCGAGCCGTCGGCCGCGCGGGCGATCAGCGCCAGGGCTTCGGGCTCGATGGACGTTTCCTCGGCCTTGGCGACGCCG
Encoded proteins:
- a CDS encoding DNA polymerase III subunit gamma/tau; amino-acid sequence: MSLFPAAALPDSDPVPGGSAAPYRVLARKYRPKNFQELIGQEVVVRTLTHAIKAGRLAQAWMLTGVRGVGKTTTARIIARALNCTGPDGKGEATPDPCGVCGNCVAIAADRHVDVLEMDAASRTGVDDIREIVDGVRYNPVNARYKVYIIDEVHMLSKNAFNALLKTLEEPPPHVKFIFATTEVRKVPVTVLSRCQRFDLRRVDAETLIAHFAGVAKAEETSIEPEALALIARAADGSVRDGLSLLDQAIARGGESVTAAAVQEMLGLADRTRVMDLARHIFFGEMREGIGVYDDMQQSGADPLVLLQDMAELTHLLTRAKLAPDMAQGSALPEIEKQFIAASGKLEIPALTRAWQILLKGIGEVQAAAHPAQAAEMVLIRLAYAASLPPPADLIRKLQQDQAAASAPSPSGGPGHGGGPVAMMTRGNVALAVRNPQPVAAPAADLQIKPPMAMPDDFRALVAMFAEGREVKLYGELYQFAHPVKLEPGKLELFLDPHASPDLASRAGACLTAWTGQRWLVTLARDAGAPTLATLDAEREAAEREAILGHPLVQTALGLFPGAKLGKIRYAVAPPESKPAAENETDSPLEPVFDPTEE
- a CDS encoding YbaB/EbfC family nucleoid-associated protein, which translates into the protein MTNLAQMMKQAQEMQGKMALLQGRLDEIEVTGQSANGLVQITMTAKGRMRKIKLDPKIVNPGEVEMLEDLILAAAGDAKTNAEAAVAGETEKMMGGLKLPPGVKLPF
- a CDS encoding uracil-DNA glycosylase family protein, producing MRQGRPFVGRSGQLLDKALAEAGIERPASFIANVFRYQPPGNKGGPFLRLAPRGEGGGRSIG
- a CDS encoding methyltransferase domain-containing protein, translating into MADSRSGSKKTRASPKGGGFAAGLARLASGLRRKIFSKPAPRAATIQKAIKPEPAAVAPASPPAVRPGWRTSRPELLERIWGAGWHLPLGKPLMEVMVAPFGLTKEMSVVDLSAGLGGMARRIAGEYKTYVTGLEPDPALAAYGAAQSLRQGMARNAPVDHYDPEIHEAERRYDCVLARELFFRIKDKPRFIGVVTGSLKSYGQVSWTDFIVEEPDLSLPAMEAWLGHEAGARPLSLNASQELWSGFGYDMRVSEDRTEAYKKDILQALARFVPFLKQQKLAEDVKPLIMGEIELWARRAAAFQAGMKFYRFYATKKTGA
- a CDS encoding GNAT family N-acetyltransferase, which translates into the protein MSFFTIRPVTDKAEDLHILARFCVDLAAHDGYKIEINARELGEQLFFGGTNVRAFFGERDRRPIGFVMFYEAFTSYGCQRGLYIPGIYVEKEYQRLGYGIRLYRFVARYALDHGFQFISGVVESHNEMAKDLYKKAGAVIYPGWSYCTIGREDLEKAAAMSHA
- a CDS encoding PHB depolymerase family esterase; translation: MHKRRCTFLALIAFLVTADAPAHACLFDQTQSHDITVKSDNEPRHYLLHLPQQQSAMPAPLVIVLHAFGESAAAMESLSGFSAMADRQGFIAAYPEAETGGWRFAQQDSQKDVDFIRAVIGDIAARMPVDTGRIILAGLSNGAQMAWRMGCVAPDLFAAIAPVAGSYPLYDDCQSSLPLPVIAFHGTADKIMPYYGRFIQFGPRAFMRGRTAQNRCDPKPARAIRSGMIAEQWSDCRYGADAAFYTIPGGAHAWPSGAEELIWDFSEHHARR
- the recR gene encoding recombination mediator RecR, whose amino-acid sequence is MNALERLIQLLAKFPGLGPRSARRVVLHLLKKRETLMLPLIEALQETAAQMNFCSQCGNLDVVDPCRVCTDAARDRTRICVVEDVADLWAIERSHAFRGLYHVLGGSLSALDGIRPGDLRIAELMERAGNGTVQEVILALNATVDGQTTAHYVAERLAPGGIHISRLGHGLPVGGQLDYLDDGTLTAAMLGRKKAS